One window of the Podospora pseudocomata strain CBS 415.72m chromosome 7, whole genome shotgun sequence genome contains the following:
- a CDS encoding hypothetical protein (EggNog:ENOG503P69D), whose product MQMWAVSQLPVYAVDKSSGSRQKADKQLKDERTESAPPPPPVVLPVPASADVTPWDHVDVPMDQSLENFLGPAIDAPPSPESIRRQMQRASVRDKHQSHSSGSSSLRSLTSADRPSWENVLEARTLSRKSSGRSTSSSMPSKDRPESVQFFSKSLFNRRGRLRRESSAQSSAANSVYSGEGGSESLLLPPPPTSMPSRDSSIPSLFGLRRGSRADTNDASRKIQISGPYNFQHVTHTQKDHLPDLQRTNRQALASEFSQVRASQAPPTGALKGIRADDLHFNDFSSDSLPLGDDDGMGVLTEELARSTLTRPPSGIMKRSPRRLLKRSQSQDHLGMIPPPRPPRSPIESNTPYPPLPPPRVSSRMSSRHERLDSMDRPNTSFRYPQPFSQIAEAGSPPPTSSGYVPGPDMGVIPEHISAHIRSPSGDANWPLPSPSANASEFTLPDVPEEEEGAFVAKKSRASVASNSSLRGSQSVPMLRAFSIRNNDDADRRESQASETLGRFDLIAAQRALEAVLNEGTDGIYRDNWEDDIDYCYEHAAEADCDYEWQRPSFELSRDSATPVDDNDRRIDSCDVSPTMLSVARFNVPALSPVSPLSPTAHEAVTPVTGPNPSASNFSLPLAEPKRLLHVRKPSDASSFKECHGFTLSPSLLIPMDFQQQMLACEAEEDEHHDVALRDSHRYRTSASTTGTYESAHSGFGKHISAASTMTDFTQLTPSTTSLDLDNYPLKPEAFPTLESGAMPTLPESEEVTRPTGRRREFRSRGSESNLLHLATEETWPAKTKSFVQAKRGRARTASLSTPPPPNQYTLFPSVQLTGNRI is encoded by the coding sequence atGCAGATGTGGGCGGTTTCTCAGCTTCCGGTGTACGCGGTCGACAAGAGCTCGGGGTCGCGGCAGAAGGCGGACAAGCAGTTGAAGGATGAGAGGACAGAAtcagcgccgccgccaccacctgTCGTGCTACCAGTCCCGGCTTCCGCTGATGTAACGCCTTGGGATCATGTCGACGTTCCCATGGACCAGAGTCTGGAGAACTTTCTCGGACCTGCCATCGAtgcgccaccatcaccggaGAGTATTCGCAGACAGATGCAGCGAGCGTCGGTTCGAGACAAGCACCAAAGCCACTCCTCCGGCTCGTCTTCGTTGCGGTCTCTTACTTCGGCGGATAGACCTTCGTGGGAGAATGTTCTCGAGGCTAGGACGTTGTCGCGGAAATCATCAGGCCGGTCAACATCGAGCAGCATGCCGTCGAAGGATCGCCCCGAGAGCGTGCAGTTCTTTAGCAAATCGCTTTTCAACCGGAGAGGAAGACTAAGACGCGAAAGCAGCGCCCAGAGCTCGGCAGCAAACTCGGTGTATtcgggagagggtggttcAGAATCTTTGCtcttgcctcctcctccgacatCGATGCCTAGTCGGGACTCGAGCATTCCATCCTTGTTCGGGCTGCGTCGTGGTTCAAGAGCGGATACCAACGATGCCTCCCGCAAGATCCAGATCTCCGGCCCCTATAACTTCCAACACGTAACGCATACTCAGAAGGACCACCTGCCCGACCTGCAGCGGACAAATCGACAAGCGTTGGCCTCCGAGTTTTCCCAAGTTCGTGCCTCGCAAGCGCCTCCCACTGGTGCGCTGAAGGGAATCAGGGCGGATGATTTGCATTTCAATGACTTCTCATCCGACTCACTTCCTCtcggtgacgatgatgggatgggggttttgaCCGAAGAGTTGGCAAGGAGCACATTGACCCGACCTCCATCGGGTATCATGAAGCGTTCTCCACGTCGCCTCCTCAAGCGCTCGCAATCGCAAGACCACCTAGGCATGATTCCACCGCCACGTCCCCCAAGGTCTCCCATTGAGAGCAATACACCAtatccccctcttccaccccctcgcGTTTCCAGCCGCATGTCTTCTCGGCACGAGCGGCTCGACTCCATGGACAGGCCAAACACCAGCTTCCGTTACCCCCAGCCGTTCTCACAGATCGCGGAGGCTGGGAGCCcgccaccaacctcgtctGGCTATGTTCCTGGGCCAGACATGGGCGTCATTCCCGAGCACATCTCTGCGCACATCAGAAGCCCTTCTGGTGACGCCAACTGGCCGCTGCCCTCCCCGAGCGCCAATGCATCAGAGTTCACCTTGCCGGATGtgccagaggaggaagagggtgcgTTTGTGGCCAAGAAGTCGCGGGCTAGCGTTGCCAGCAACTCGTCGCTGCGTGGAAGCCAATCGGTGCCGATGCTTAGGGCGTTCTCCATTCGGAACAACGATGACGCTGACCGTCGAGAAAGCCAAGCGTCGGAGACGTTGGGCCGGTTCGATCTGATTGCCGCGCAACGTGCTCTCGAGGCTGTCTTGAACGAGGGCACCGACGGCATCTACAGAGACAACTGGGAGGATGATATCGACTATTGCTACGAGCATGCGGCCGAGGCAGACTGTGATTATGAGTGGCAGCGGCCGTCCTTCGAGCTCAGCCGAGATAGTGCCACGCCCGTAGATGACAATGACCGCCGTATCGACTCTTGCGATGTCTCCCCCACCATGCTTTCAGTGGCGCGGTTCAATGTGCCCGCTTTGAGTCCCGTCAGCCCTCTGTCTCCCACTGCTCACGAGGCCGTCACACCGGTCACGggccccaaccccagcgcTTCCAACTTTTCGCTTCCCCTGGCCGAGCCAAAGCGTCTGCTTCATGTTAGAAAGCCATCGGATGCGTCAAGCTTCAAAGAGTGCCATGGTTTCACTCTGTCTCCGTCACTCTTGATTCCCATGGATTTCCAGCAGCAAATGCTGGCTTgtgaagctgaggaggacgagcACCACGATGTTGCCCTGCGCGACTCGCACCGCTATCGGACGAGTGCCTCCACGACAGGCACCTACGAGAGCGCCCACTCGGGCTTTGGGAAGCACATCTCTGCCGCTTCCACCATGACCGACTTCACGCAGTTGACCCCCAGCACGACCTCATTGGACTTGGACAACTATCCACTGAAGCCAGAGGCATTCCCTACGCTTGAGTCAGGTGCCATGCCGACTCTTCCCGAGTCCGAGGAGGTGACCAGGCCCACCGGTCGCCGTCGGGAGTTCAGGAGCCGCGGCAGCGAGTCGAACCTCTTGCATCTGGCCACCGAGGAGACGTGGCCAGCGAAGACCAAGAGCTTCGTGCAAGCCAAGCGTGGACGCGCAAGGACAGCCAGTCTCagcaccccccctcctcctaacCAATATACGCTCTTCCCGTCTGTTCAATTGACGGGGAACCGCATCTAA
- the ATG20 gene encoding Sorting nexin, cytoplasm-to-vacuole targeting pathway/endosomal sorting (COG:U; EggNog:ENOG503NUQ8) has protein sequence MWNDDEDNNPYGGSFERRDSFASSANPSSPITRDYRYDPPQTPSSTGDEAPPHHEHSDLESDEEDYGRNQDELVPRRKPGGYDSRVEQMLYEHPDMPILITEAGKSSENGRYIVYTIKTGELIVRRRYSEFASLRDALTRLHPTLIIPPIPEKHTMADYAANPTNAKQDHQIIDLRKRMLAVFLNRCRRMDQVRTDGVWWRFLDPNSSWNEVLNSHPVASIPKSIMKAPPLDPANPTPGHNYLPVPASSAKLRTGPATSADSSTGAQPFARFPPENANLSEQELDPYFLAFEASIKELETLLTGPMEKVNRRTLAHLSSLAMDLQELGAKFNAFALSDTNSPLDLSIERIGQAADSSYIATEELANSLGASFAEPMRENAQFAGVIRSVLRYRVLKRVQQEMTTDELNKKRVLLDQLERSEAEARRIDQYLSSSQQIQPPRRSTSTREPQSQHRRDGSNEDTASIDSDFPPTHADIAAAPSAKIGAPERATPAPGHKKAPSSGISITNKIFGPLRHAVQGVVDADPERTRRDMIGKTRESIQQLEQAQVASAQDVRDASASVLKDLKRFQKEKEDDLKRYMLAYAKSQIEWAKKNKETWEEAKVEVDKIDESWVR, from the exons ATGTGGAacgacgatgaagacaaTAACCCCTACGGCGGAAGCTTTGAGCGCCGGGACTCGTTTGCTTCCTCCGCCAACCCTTCGTCCCCTATCACCCGAGATT ATCGATACGACCCCCCACAGACGCCATCTTCGACCGGCGATGAAGCTCCTCCACACCACGAGCATAGCGATCTAGAGAGCGATGAGGAGGATTATGGCCGTAATCAGGACGAGCTTGTGCCACGGCGGAAACCGGGGGGTTATGATAGTCGGGTGGAACAGATGCTTTATGAGCATCCGGATATGCCTATTCTGATCACAGAGGCGGGGAAGAGCTCGGAGAATGGGAGATATATCGTTTATACCATCAAGACTGGG GAGCTTATAGTGCGCCGACGATACTCGGAATTTGCCTCCCTGAGAGATGCCCTCACGAGACTACACCCAACACTTATTATTCCGCCAATTCCAGAGAAGCACACCATGGCTGACTATGCCGCCAATCCTACCAATGCGAAGCAAGACCATCAAATAATCGACTTGAGAAAACGCATGCTGGCCGTTTTCTTGAACCGCTGCAGACGTATGGATCAAGTTCGCACAGATGGCGTTTGGTGGCGGTTTCTCGATCCCAATTCCAGCTGG AACGAGGTCCTGAACTCGCACCCTGTAGCTTCGATTCCCAAGTCTATCATGAAGGCACCACCACTTGATCCCGCTAACCCGACTCCTGGCCATAACTATCTCCCAGTACCAGCTAGTTCGGCCAAGCTCCGCACTGGTCCAGCTACATCTGCGGATAGTTCAACTGGTGCTCAGCCATTTGCGCGTTTCCCGCCAGAGAACGCCAACTTGAGCGAGCAGGAGCTTGATCCTTACTTTTTGGCCTTTGAAGCCTCCATCAAGGAACTCGAAACTCTGCTTACAGGACCGATGGAGAAGGTCAATAGGCGAACACTGGCCCATTTGTCCTCTTTGGCAATGGATCTGCAGGAGCTGGGTGCTAAATTCAATGCCTTTGCACTTTCGGACACAAACTCGCCGCTGGACCTATCAATTGAGAGAATAGGCCAAGCAGCGGACTCGTCTTACATCGCCACGGAAGAGCTGGCGAACTCTCTGGGGGCCAGCTTTGCTGAGCCCATGCGGGAGAATGCACAGTTTGCGGGAGTGATTCGTAGTGTGCTGAGATACagggtgttgaagagggtACAACAGGAAATGACTACGGACGAGCTCAACAAGAAACGCGTGCTTCTGGATCAGCTGGAGCGCAGCGAGGCGGAAGCCAGGAGGATTGACCAGTACctgagcagcagccagcagatCCAGCCTCCGAGACGATCGACCAGCACAAGAGAGCCCCAATCACAGCACCGTCGTGACGGCAGCAACGAAGACACGGCGTCGATTGATTCCGATTTCCCCCCTACTCATGCGGACATCGCGGCGGCACCATCTGCCAAGATTGGAGCGCCAGAGCGAGCCACGCCGGCCCCGGGCCATAAGAAGGCACCGAGCAGCGGGATCTCTATTACGAACAAGATATTTGGTCCGTTGCGCCATGCTGTCCAGGGTGTGGTGGACGCGGATCCGGAGAGGACGAGACGGGACATGATTGGGAAGACGAGGGAATCAATTCAGCAGCTGGAGCAGGCTCAGGTGGCGTCTGCACAGGATGTCAGGGATGCTAGCGCGAGTGTGCTGAAGGATCTGAAGAGGTTTcaaaaggagaaggaggatgatttgAAGCGGTATATG CTTGCGTATGCAAAGAGCCAAATCGAGtgggccaagaagaacaaggagacgtgggaggaggccaaggttGAGGTGGACAAGATTGATGAGTCTTGGGTGCGGTAG
- a CDS encoding hypothetical protein (EggNog:ENOG503PYBK) encodes MDDISDRDIPAASIEGPESSTSPYMDSDDDRKMIRNTNEPSPLIQFLAMNVIQPPTPRATTTRIKQSASMDHSNPMYPFTPALSTYVAPSTSAVPSTSAAPSHIVAPSAFHAPSPSVTPSTSTDSVSTTKSNRSTMKARLSALKESHLSVKLIANHFESQYRLSKFSNITPTIPKWLNLRETARQLARLPLTNGKTYKLPIRRATRETAPLVKTWRANHATWREACNTNGKMPWLGTRSELFAIEVVEKRSWGGMPRFITRAFEDEGVQLGWIFDHDYVETVEPTGEGWEKVPEFWKGARIFDAVWRVLYMKVTKGKVLPLGFEDDLTQLVREVVVSGSWREVVEEGSVGSENSLEGGDGVVVQEEVGVAEEMEVGQKETQLQERVQEERVQEERAQEEKLQERRRLDAKRKREKRQEEEKRQEKIREKQDSQSERIGETQNEHRNTSITHQQTPPAPQPPPSTAVNCWPMLKKEMMNPVKEVLRDIMPSALGKRQLQEDTEDDDDATSVAPRKKQKAVQHVDTAEQVNLPSRPKGSETPPAKVGKTVETLGDDKGEDKIEKEMLVDLVNRHNAAVSKILKLENQMEEVTNEHGAMKERLRVVEEENRILRNQMTAVFHRLELVEKSYYRESPQSAQGSPARIQPGLRAPRQPVKAEQQRNDGRMRGASFYEGRTYSRPSI; translated from the coding sequence ATGGACGACATTTCCGACCGGGACATTCCTGCGGCCTCCATCGAAGGTCCGGAGTCGAGCACATCACCCTATATGGATTCTGATGATGACCGGAAGATGATTAGAAACACAAACGAGCCCTCGCCATTGATCCAGTTTCTGGCCATGAACGTTATCCAACCGCCAACTCCTcgagccaccaccaccagaatCAAACAATCGGCCTCTATGGACCACTCAAACCCCATGTACCCTTTCACGCCCGCTCTTTCCACTTACGTCGCTCCTTCCACATCTGCTGTTCCTTCCacctctgctgctccttccCACATTGTCGCTCCTTCCGCTTTCCAcgctccttccccctccgtCACTCCTTCCACCTCAACAGACTCCGTCTCAACCACCAAGAGCAATCGCTCCACCATGAAAGCCCGCCTCAGCGCTCTCAAAGAATCTCACCTCTCGGTCAAACTGATCGCCAACCATTTCGAATCTCAGTACCGCCTTTCTAAGTTCTCCAATATTACCCCTACCATTCCAAAATGGCTCAACCTCCGCGAAACAGCTCGACAGCTCGCACGACTTCCCCTCACCAACGGTAAAACCTACAAGCTCCCCATCCGCCGCGCGACCCGCGAGACAGCCCCCCTTGTCAAGACCTGGCGAGCCAACCACGCCACCTGGCGCGAGGCTTGCAACACCAACGGGAAGATGCCATGGCTGGGCACCCGGTCTGAACTTTTCGCCattgaggttgtcgagaagAGGAGCTGGGGTGGGATGCCGCGTTTTATTACGAGGGCTTTTGAGGACGAGGGGGTTCAGTTGGGGTGGATTTTTGACCACGATTATGTCGAGACTGTGGAGCCGACGGGCGAAGGATGGGAGAAGGTTCCGGAGTTTTGGAAGGGGGCGAGGATTTTTGATGCAGTATGGAGAGTGTTGTACATGAAGGTGACTAAGGGGAAGGTGTTGCCGTTGGGGTTTGAGGATGATTTGACGCAGTTGGTaagggaggtggttgttagtgggagctggcgggaggttgtggaagaggggTCTGTGGGTTCGGAGAATAGCCtggagggtggggatggagtggtggtgcaagaggaggttggggtagCTGAGGAAATGGAGGTGGGACAGAAAGAGACGCAGCTTCAGGAGAGGGttcaggaggagagggttcaggaggagagggctcAGGAGGAGAAACTCCAAGAGAGGAGACGTCTGGATGCAAAACGCAAGAGGGAGAAGcgtcaggaggaggagaagcgtCAGGAGAAAATACGTGAGAAGCAAGACTCACAGAGCGAACGGATTGGAGAAACCCAGAATGAGCATCGCAACACCAGTATCACACACCAGCAgacaccaccggccccccaaccaccaccgagcACAGCAGTAAACTGCTGGCCGATGCTGAAGAAAGAGATGATGAATCCTGTAAAGGAGGTACTGCGGGATATTATGCCCAGTGCCCTAGGGAAGAGGCAGCTTCAAGAGGACacggaggatgatgatgatgccacTTCGGTGGCgccaagaaagaagcagaaagCTGTACAGCATGTCGACACCGCCGAGCAGGTCAACCTACCATCTCGCCCCAAGGGGTCTGAGACACCACCCGCGAAGGTGGGCAAGACCGTTGAAACTTTGGGGGACGACAAAGGGGAAGACAAAATCGAGAAGGAAATGCTAGTAGATCTCGTCAACAGGCATAATGCGGCCGTGAGCAAAATCCTCAAACTCGAGAACCAGATGGAAGAGGTCACCAACGAGCATGGAGCAATGAAGGAGAGGTTACGGGTAGTAGAGGAGGAGAACAGGATCCTCCGTAATCAGATGACGGCGGTGTTCCATCGGTTGGAGTTGGTAGAGAAGAGTTACTATCGCGAATCTCCTCAGTCTGCCCAAGGTTCACCGGCTCGGATTCAGCCTGGTCTCCGGGCTCCTAGACAGCCGGTCAAGGCTGAGCAGCAGCGGAATGATGGGCGTATGAGAGGGGCAAGTTTTTATGAGGGGCGTACGTATAGTCGTCCTTCGATTTGA
- the CEG1 gene encoding Dcp1p-Dcp2p decapping enzyme complex alpha subunit (COG:A; BUSCO:EOG09262K8L; EggNog:ENOG503NTVM) → MSTMRDDAGPITDISKPGVKLDHEFVRGLRQDVARLLGRTNDKFPGAQPVSFARRHMEELRKEDYYVCEKSDGIRYLLYLTQDDHGHACHYLIDRKNDYWYMEKRNLHFPLPNASPAEFHVDTLIDGELVFDKVPGGGKEPKFLVFDLLCLDGKADLLSKSLDKRLGYFKEHVMKPYKKLFTEFPQELPFQAFKVEMKEMQFSYGIEMMFREVLPKLKHENDGLIFTCRTTPYQFGTDPHILKWKAPHDNTVDFRLRLVFPTVDPDEEERAEGITKPFVDYDSLPEARLLVFKGSERGQPQYEEFGEGLHLSEDEWEELKSWGDPLQNRVVECCLDEERRWRLYRFRDDKAEANHVSTVRSVLDSIKDGVGEQELIGAAKGIKDGWKARQQGGGGYGH, encoded by the exons ATGAGCACCATGCGCGACGACGCAGGACCCATAACCGACATATCCAAGCCCGGGGTGAAGCTCGACCACGAGTTTGTCCGGGGGCTGAGGCAGGATGTAGCACGGTTGCTGGGGAGGACGAACGACAAGTTCCCGGGAGCGCAGCCAGTTAGTTTTGCGAGGAGGCAtatggaggagttgaggaaggagga TTATTACGTCTGCGAAAAGTCTGACGGGATCCGGTATCTGCTATATCTCACCCAGGACGACCACGGACACGCATGCCACTACTTGATCGACCGAAAGAATGATTACTGGTACATGGAGAAGAGAAACTTGCATTTCCCTCTCCCGAACGCGAGTCCGGCAGAGTTTCACGTCGACACGTTGATTGATGGGGAGTTGGTCTTTGACAAGGTCCccgggggagggaaggagccGAAATTCTTGGTTTTTGACCTTTTGTGTCTGGATGGCAAGGCGGATCTGCTTAGTAAATCGCTTGACAAGCGGCTGGGGTACTTTAAGGAGCATGTGATGAAGCCGTACAAGAAATTGTTTACGGAGTTCCCGCAGGAGCTCCCGTTTCAGGCTTTCAAagtggagatgaaggagatgcAGTTTAGCTATGGGATCGAGATGATGTTTCGGGAGGTGCTGCCGAAGCTGAAGCATGAGAATGACGGGTTGATTTTTACGTGCCGGACGACGCCGTATCAATTTGGGACTGATCCGCACATTTTGAAGTGGAAGGCGCCGCATGACAACACGGTGGATTTTAGGTTGCGGTTGGTTTTTCCTACTGTTGAtccggatgaggaggaacgGGCGGAGGGGATCACGAAACCGTTTGTGGATTATGATAGTCTGCCggaggcgaggttgttggtttttAAGGGGAGTGAGAGGGGGCAGCCGCAGTatgaggagtttggggaggggctgCATTTGAGTGAGGACGAGtgggaggagctgaagaGCTGGGGGGATCCGTTGCAGAatagggtggtggagtgctgcttggatgaggagaggaggtggaggttgtaTAGGTTTCGGGATGACAAGGCGGAGGCGAACCATGTTAGCACTGTTAGGAGTGTGTTGGATAGTATCaaggatggggtgggggagcaGGAGTTGATTGGGGCTGCGAAGGGGATCAAGGATGGGTGGAAGGCGAGGCAgcaagggggtgggggttatGGGCATTGA
- a CDS encoding hypothetical protein (CAZy:AA3; COG:E; EggNog:ENOG503NXKF; CAZy:AA8), translating to MRSASRFLGALAAVASLPSAFGQNNVPNTFTDAETGIVFNSWGIPNGSPQSQGGWTFGMALPSDALSTDATEFIGYLVECASKDAAGWCGFSLAGPMTNSLLITAWPHEDTVYTTLRYAGGYAMPDKYAGNAEITQIRSSQNSTHFSLVFRCKNCLQWDHNGSTGGASTSGGFLVLGWVQAFPSPGNPTCPDQITLEQHDNGMGIWGAVLDENVANPSYTAWAAQATKTVTGDCGGPVETGIIGVPVPTGTAFDYIVVGGGAGGIPTADKLSESGKSVLLIEKGIASTGEHGGTLKPKWLEGTQLTRFDVPGLCNQIWVDSNGIACTDTDQMAGCVLGGGTAINAGLWFKPYSLDWDYLFPTGWKAKDVAGAISRVFSRIPGTDTPSQDGQRYLQQGFNVLAGGLRAAGWQQITANNAPDRKNRTFSNTPYMFSGGQRGGPLATYLRTAKTRPNFNLWLNTVVKRVIRTDGHITAVEVEPFRDGGYKGIVKVKDVTGRVVLSAGTFGSAKILLRSGIGPADQLEIVKNSVLDGPDFINNASWINLPVGYNLDDHLNTDTVISHNNVGPAFYDFYQAWTAPNTTDANKYLSSRSGILAQSAPNIGPMFWEEIKGADGKVRQLQWTARVEGSFDVPNGYAMTMSQYLGRGATSRGRMTITPSLTTIVSDVPYLKDPNDKEAVITGLNNLRAALNNVQGLTWNYPPASMSSREYVDAIPVTPGVRRANHWMGTNKIGTDDGRLGGTAVVDLNTKVYGTDNLFVVDASIFPGTPATNPSSYIVTAAEHASAKILALPPAQVNAKWAQCGGKNWTGSFQCAAGSTCQRQNDWYSQCL from the exons ATGAGGTCTGCCTCTAGGTTTCTCGGTGCCCTCGCGGCGGTGGCTTCGCTGCCGTCTGCGTTTGGCCAAAACAACgtgcccaacaccttcacTGACGCGGAGACGGGTATTGTCTTCAACTCCTGGGGCATTCCCAATGGCAGCCCTCAGTCCCAAGGTGGGTGGACCTTTGGTATGGCCCTTCCCTCGGACGCCCTTTCCACGGACGCTACCGAGTTCATCGGTTACTTGGTA GAATGTGCTTCCAAGGATGCGGCTGGCTGGTGCGGTTTCTCCCTCGCCGGTCCCATGACCAACTCCCTTCTCATCACCGCTTGGCCACATGAGGACACCGTCTACACCACCCTTCGGTACGCCGGTGGCTACGCCATGCCCGACAAGTACGCCGGCAACGCCGAGATCACCCAGATCCGCTCCAGCCAAAACTCCACACACTTCTCCCTGGTTTTCAGGTGCAAGAACTGCTTGCAATGGGATCACAACGGCTCAACCGGTGGGGCCTCGACCAGCGGCGGCTTCTTGGTTCTTGGCTGGGTTCAGGCTTTCCCCTCGCCTGGCAACCCGACTTGCCCTGATCAGATCACCCTCGAGCAGCACGACAACGGTATGGGCATCTGGGGCGCCGTTCTCGACGAGAATGTTGCCAACCCATCCTACACTGCCTGGGCTGCTCAGGCTACCAAGACCGTCACTGGCGACTGCGGTGGTCCCGTTGAGACCGGTATCATCGGTGTGCCTGTTCCTACTGGCACCGCCTTTGACTACattgtcgttggtggtggtgccggtggtaTCCCCACCGCTGATAAGCTCAGCGAGTCTGGCAAGAGCGTTCTCCTTATCGAGAAGGGTATTGCCTCCACTGGCGAGCACGGCGGTACCTTGAAGCCCAAGTGGCTTGAGGGCACTCAACTCACCCGCTTCGATGTCCCCGGTCTTTGCAACCAGATCTGGGTTGACAGCAACGGTATTGCTTGCACTGATACCGACCAGATGGCCGGTTGCGTCCTCGGTGGTGGCACTGCTATCAACGCTGGTCTCTGGTTCAAGCCTTACTCTCTCGACTGGGACTACCTCTTCCCTACCGGCTGGAAGGCCAAGGACGTTGCTGGCGCCATCAGCAGGGTCTTTTCCCGCATTCCCGGCACTGACACGCCTTCCCAGGATGGTCAGCGTTACCTCCAGCAAGGTTTCAATGTCCTTGCTGGCGGTCTCCgggctgctggctggcagCAGATCACGGCTAACAACGCCCCTGACCGCAAGAACCgcaccttctccaacaccccTTACATGTTCTCCGGTGGGCAGCGTGGCGGCCCCTTGGCTACCTACCTTCGCACCGCCAAGACCCGCCCCAACTTCAACCTCTGGCTCAACACCGTCGTCAAGCGTGTGATCCGCACCGACGGCCACATTACCGCCGTTGAGGTCGAGCCCTTCAGAGATGGTGGCTACAAGGGTAttgtcaaggtcaaggacgtCACCGGCCGTGTCGTTCTCTCTGCCGGTACTTTCGGCAGTGCCAAgatcctcctccgctccgGTATTGGTCCCGCCGACCAGCTCGAGATCGTCAAGAACTCGGTCCTCGACGGCCCTGacttcatcaacaacgcctCGTGGATCAACCTCCCCGTTGGCTACAACTTGGATGACCACCTCAACACCGACACCGTCATCAGCCACAACAACGTCGGCCCTGCCTTCTACGACTTCTACCAGGCCTGGACcgcccccaacaccaccgacgccAACAAgtacctctcctcccgctctGGCATTCTCGCCCAGTCGGCCCCCAACATCGGCCCCATGTTCtgggaggagatcaagggcGCCGACGGCAAGGTCAGACAGCTCCAGTGGACCGCCCGTGTCGAGGGCTCCTTTGACGTCCCCAACGGCTACGCCATGACCATGTCCCAGTACCTCGGCCGCGGCGCCACCTCGCGCGGCCGCAtgaccatcaccccctccctcaccaccatcgtctCCGACGTCCCCTACCTCAAGGACCCCAACGACAAGGAGGCCGTCATCACGGGCCTGAACAACCTCCGCGCCGCCCTCAACAACGTCCAGGGCCTGACATGGAACTACCCCCCCGCGTCCATGTCCTCGCGCGAGTACGTCGACGCCATCCCCGTCACCCCCGGCGTCCGCCGCGCCAACCACTGGATGGGCACCAACAAGATTGGCACCGACGACGGCCGCCTCGGCGGTACTGCGGTTGTggacctcaacaccaaggtGTACGGCACCGATAacttgtttgttgttgatgcgTCCATCTTCCCTGGTACTCCCGCTACCAACCCGAGCAGTTATATCGTTACTGCTGCTGAGCACGCCTCTGCCAAAATTCTGGCGCTGCCGCCTGCGCAGGTGAATGCCAAGTGGGCGCAGTGCGGGGGGAAGAACTGGACGGGGAGCTTCCAGTGCGCTGCGGGGAGCACGTGCCAGAGGCAGAATGATTGGTATAGTCAGTGCCTTTAa